A part of Candidatus Zymogenaceae bacterium genomic DNA contains:
- a CDS encoding L-erythro-3,5-diaminohexanoate dehydrogenase gives MAMGDKYGAHRVVKPKGVLPQAADVIDNTMKLYDNEILVDVQTLNIDSASFTQIKQEAGGDKKKIADIILKTVETRGKQHNPVTGSGGMFIGTVNDVGKAIRNTAGVKPGDAIASLVSLSLTPLSIDAILEIKDDRDQVDVSAQAILFERTVFAKLPEDMPRSVALAVLDVAGAAAQTAKLVRPGDTVFIIGAGGKSGMLCAYEAKKRAGITGKVIGTGHSDASTRRISQLGFCDHVIQVDASNPLEVEKAVGELTEGEMADITINCVNIPNTEMGSILATKETGLIYFFSMASSFTKAALGAEGIGSDAVMLIGNGYTKDHAEISLNLLRESPALMDVFVSLYG, from the coding sequence ATGGCAATGGGAGATAAATACGGCGCGCATCGCGTCGTCAAGCCGAAGGGGGTGCTTCCCCAGGCGGCGGATGTCATTGACAACACGATGAAGCTCTATGACAATGAAATTCTGGTGGATGTCCAGACCCTTAATATTGACTCCGCGTCCTTCACCCAGATAAAACAGGAAGCCGGGGGCGATAAGAAAAAAATAGCGGACATCATCCTCAAGACGGTCGAGACCAGGGGCAAGCAGCACAATCCGGTCACCGGCTCCGGAGGAATGTTCATCGGTACCGTGAACGATGTGGGCAAGGCCATTCGGAATACCGCCGGGGTGAAACCGGGGGACGCCATCGCATCACTGGTATCTCTGTCGCTGACGCCGCTTTCCATCGATGCGATTCTCGAGATCAAGGACGATCGGGACCAGGTGGACGTGTCGGCCCAGGCGATTCTATTCGAGCGAACCGTCTTTGCGAAGCTGCCGGAGGATATGCCGAGGTCGGTTGCCCTGGCGGTGCTGGATGTGGCCGGCGCCGCCGCCCAGACGGCGAAACTCGTACGACCCGGGGATACGGTTTTCATTATCGGGGCCGGGGGAAAGAGCGGGATGCTGTGCGCCTACGAGGCGAAAAAACGGGCGGGCATCACAGGGAAAGTCATCGGCACCGGTCACTCCGACGCCAGCACCAGACGCATCTCACAGCTCGGCTTCTGCGACCACGTGATCCAGGTGGACGCCTCCAATCCCCTGGAGGTGGAGAAGGCGGTGGGTGAACTGACCGAGGGAGAGATGGCGGACATCACCATCAACTGCGTCAATATCCCCAATACCGAGATGGGATCGATTTTGGCCACGAAAGAGACCGGTCTCATCTACTTCTTCTCCATGGCCTCGAGCTTCACCAAGGCGGCTTTGGGCGCCGAGGGGATCGGTTCGGACGCGGTGATGCTCATAGGAAACGGATATACCAAGGATCACGCGGAGATATCCCTGAATCTTCTCCGGGAGAGCCCGGCCCTCATGGATGTATTTGTGTCGTTGTATGGGTAG
- a CDS encoding zinc ribbon domain-containing protein: MPIYEYECQQCGEVTEVMQRITEDPLTTCEICGGPIKRLISNTSFVLKGTGWYATDYAGKSNGANGSGGKRSTETNLSGSSDKKETGTEKTKSAEKSTPASE, encoded by the coding sequence GTGCCGATCTATGAATATGAGTGTCAGCAGTGCGGTGAAGTCACCGAGGTAATGCAGCGGATAACCGAAGATCCCCTCACCACGTGTGAAATATGCGGCGGACCGATCAAGCGTCTGATTTCAAATACCAGTTTCGTTCTGAAGGGTACCGGCTGGTACGCCACCGACTACGCCGGAAAAAGTAACGGGGCCAACGGTTCCGGCGGGAAACGGAGCACGGAGACGAACCTGTCCGGTTCTTCGGACAAGAAGGAAACCGGCACCGAGAAAACGAAAAGTGCGGAAAAATCCACCCCCGCATCGGAATAA
- a CDS encoding lysine 5,6-aminomutase subunit alpha has product MTQKLNIDRGIVRECRALAEHITNDLMGYIRSHTTDSVERSVVRLLGIDGADKSGTPYPNVFVEAVSRGRGLASGAAGFLADVMLTTGLGPDDAARAVAKKEISPDTVPRSDDDGREAVLKPLVDGAMGRIEENREHRERIKRDHPLSDAPLLYVIVATGNIHEDVVQAVSAAEMGADCIAVIRSTAQSLLDYVPYGPTTEGFGGTYATQENFRIMRAALDETAQKIGRYVYLVNYASGLCMPEISVMGAFERLDMLLNDSMYGIIFRDINPYRTFVDQHFSRMINARADIIINTGEDNYLTTADAFEAAHTVLASDIINEQFALHSHLMPRQMGLGHAFEIDPEKEDGFLLEMAQALLIREIFPDAPIKYMPPTKHVTGNIFQTHLVDMLFNVCSVMTGQTIHLVGMLTEAIHTPFVGDRYLSIKGARYARSNLKRLGQEIQFVDDGIIQRRAREVLKNAHDMLGEIADIGLLSALERGMFADIKRPPDGGKGKDGVVKKAPDYFNPFETLLEES; this is encoded by the coding sequence ATGACGCAGAAACTCAACATAGACCGGGGTATTGTGAGGGAATGCCGCGCCCTGGCGGAACATATCACGAATGATCTCATGGGATACATCCGTTCCCACACCACCGACAGCGTGGAGCGGAGCGTCGTGCGTCTTCTGGGTATCGATGGGGCGGATAAATCCGGCACCCCCTATCCAAATGTTTTTGTGGAGGCGGTGTCGAGGGGGAGGGGTCTCGCCTCCGGCGCGGCGGGGTTTCTCGCGGACGTGATGCTTACTACCGGGCTCGGTCCCGATGACGCGGCCCGGGCGGTGGCGAAAAAGGAAATATCCCCGGATACGGTCCCCCGTTCCGATGACGACGGGCGGGAGGCGGTGTTGAAACCCCTGGTAGACGGCGCGATGGGACGTATCGAGGAGAACAGGGAGCACCGGGAGCGGATAAAGCGGGACCATCCCTTGAGTGATGCGCCCCTCCTCTACGTGATTGTGGCCACAGGAAATATCCACGAGGACGTGGTACAGGCGGTGAGCGCCGCGGAAATGGGGGCGGACTGCATCGCCGTAATCCGCTCCACCGCCCAATCGCTGTTGGATTATGTTCCCTACGGCCCGACGACGGAGGGATTCGGCGGCACCTACGCCACCCAGGAGAACTTCCGCATCATGCGTGCGGCCCTGGATGAGACAGCGCAAAAAATCGGGCGCTACGTCTATCTGGTCAATTACGCGTCGGGTTTGTGTATGCCGGAAATCTCGGTGATGGGCGCCTTCGAGCGGCTTGATATGCTGCTCAACGACTCCATGTACGGCATCATCTTTCGGGATATCAACCCCTACCGGACCTTCGTCGATCAGCATTTTTCCCGGATGATAAACGCCCGGGCGGATATCATCATCAACACCGGAGAGGACAACTACCTGACCACGGCGGATGCGTTTGAAGCGGCCCACACGGTCCTGGCCAGCGATATCATCAACGAGCAGTTCGCCCTTCACTCGCATCTTATGCCTCGACAGATGGGCCTCGGCCACGCCTTCGAGATCGACCCGGAGAAAGAAGACGGCTTTTTACTGGAGATGGCCCAGGCCCTGCTCATCCGGGAGATATTCCCCGACGCCCCCATCAAATACATGCCCCCCACGAAGCACGTCACCGGGAACATCTTCCAGACGCATCTGGTGGACATGCTCTTCAACGTCTGCTCGGTGATGACCGGCCAAACCATCCACCTCGTGGGGATGCTCACCGAGGCCATTCACACCCCCTTCGTCGGGGATCGATACCTGAGCATCAAGGGCGCCCGGTACGCCCGCAGCAACCTCAAAAGGCTGGGGCAAGAAATCCAGTTTGTCGATGATGGTATCATCCAGCGTCGCGCCCGGGAGGTGCTGAAAAACGCCCACGACATGCTTGGGGAAATCGCCGACATAGGCCTTCTTTCGGCGCTGGAGCGGGGGATGTTCGCCGATATCAAACGGCCTCCCGACGGCGGTAAGGGGAAAGACGGAGTCGTCAAGAAGGCCCCGGATTATTTCAATCCCTTCGAGACGCTCCTGGAGGAATCGTGA
- a CDS encoding enoyl-CoA hydratase/isomerase family protein — MAYQELVTDFRVTFNNSRAGKIAIITMDNGEPYTKPNTFGTGGLAALSSAVDAVEAEKGVKGVMLVGKPFIFAVGADLDGTQDITTFDEGYQIGKTGHDAMKRLMGLKVPTLAAINGAVMGGGLEIALYCDYRTISDAVPIVALPECFLGLVPGWGGTQLLPRLIGPEKAIQVIITNPLNRNKMLKATDTHELGIADWILPNGRFYDMSFEKLVDIVDGKEKLKREKPDWSKFDELYDATKASIDAQVHGAALAPYRALDLIKGAKDWELDKGFDEESKALGDLIISDQCRAGVYSFDLVQRRAKKPVGVPEVPPAKIKKIGVIGAGLMGAQIASLFLQRYECPIVMKDIKQEFVDKGLSYVHGQIDKWASKGRISEGKGIWLKSLVQGTLDYKDFADCNYVIEAVLEELPLKKKVFGEVEEFIAEDTILATNTSSLSITKMAEDLKKPGRVVGFHFFNPVAVMPLLEIVKGEKTDDVTIATAFAMGKKIKKTSILMKDSPAFLVNRLLTRWMAEIMKIVDESKNDFKQIDDFCVSLGFPMTPFSLLALVGPAVALHVAETLKNAFGDRFYISEGLKKMVELKKPGVYDWEGNVDPEVASGWPRGNKEFAKDEVIDRFLTVLTEECRMILDEGVVSDAKDIDTCMIMGAGWPFFMGGVTKYLDQKGYSKKVTGKPLASS; from the coding sequence ATGGCATACCAAGAATTAGTAACCGATTTTCGCGTCACGTTCAATAATTCCCGGGCGGGCAAAATCGCCATCATCACCATGGATAATGGCGAGCCCTATACCAAACCCAATACTTTTGGTACAGGCGGCCTGGCAGCCCTCTCCAGTGCGGTGGACGCCGTCGAAGCCGAGAAGGGTGTGAAAGGCGTGATGCTGGTGGGGAAACCCTTTATATTTGCCGTGGGCGCGGACCTGGACGGCACCCAGGATATCACGACGTTTGACGAGGGATACCAGATAGGCAAGACCGGACACGACGCCATGAAACGGCTGATGGGCCTCAAGGTCCCGACGCTGGCGGCCATAAACGGGGCGGTCATGGGCGGTGGGTTGGAAATCGCCCTCTACTGTGATTACCGCACCATCTCCGACGCCGTGCCGATTGTGGCTTTGCCTGAGTGCTTTTTGGGGCTGGTGCCCGGATGGGGCGGAACACAATTGCTCCCCCGGCTCATCGGGCCGGAGAAGGCGATACAGGTCATCATCACCAATCCCCTGAACCGCAACAAGATGCTCAAAGCGACCGATACCCACGAGCTGGGCATCGCCGATTGGATTCTGCCCAACGGCCGATTCTACGACATGTCCTTTGAGAAGCTGGTCGATATCGTCGACGGGAAAGAGAAGCTCAAGCGGGAAAAACCGGACTGGTCGAAGTTCGATGAACTCTATGACGCCACAAAGGCGTCCATCGACGCCCAGGTCCACGGCGCGGCCCTTGCCCCTTACCGGGCGCTGGACCTCATCAAGGGCGCGAAGGACTGGGAGTTGGACAAGGGATTCGACGAAGAGAGCAAGGCGCTGGGGGACCTGATCATCAGCGATCAGTGCCGGGCCGGCGTGTACAGCTTCGATCTGGTGCAGCGCCGGGCCAAGAAGCCGGTGGGTGTGCCCGAAGTGCCGCCCGCCAAGATCAAGAAGATCGGCGTCATCGGGGCGGGTCTGATGGGCGCCCAGATTGCCAGCCTCTTTCTGCAGCGCTATGAATGTCCCATCGTCATGAAGGACATCAAGCAGGAGTTCGTCGACAAGGGCTTGTCCTATGTGCACGGCCAGATCGACAAGTGGGCGAGCAAGGGCCGCATCAGCGAGGGCAAGGGCATCTGGTTGAAGTCCCTGGTGCAGGGGACCCTGGACTACAAGGACTTCGCGGACTGTAACTACGTCATCGAAGCGGTCCTGGAGGAGCTGCCGCTGAAGAAGAAGGTCTTCGGTGAGGTGGAGGAATTCATCGCCGAAGACACCATCCTCGCCACCAACACCTCGTCCCTCTCCATCACAAAAATGGCGGAGGACCTCAAAAAGCCGGGGCGCGTGGTGGGCTTTCACTTCTTCAACCCGGTGGCGGTCATGCCGCTCCTTGAGATCGTCAAGGGCGAAAAGACCGACGATGTGACCATCGCCACGGCGTTCGCCATGGGTAAAAAGATAAAGAAGACCTCCATCCTGATGAAAGACTCCCCGGCGTTCCTGGTCAATCGGCTTCTGACCCGCTGGATGGCGGAGATCATGAAGATCGTGGATGAATCCAAGAACGACTTCAAACAGATTGACGACTTCTGCGTGAGCCTGGGTTTCCCCATGACACCGTTCAGCCTTCTGGCCCTGGTGGGCCCGGCGGTGGCCCTGCACGTGGCGGAGACCCTCAAGAATGCTTTCGGAGACCGGTTCTACATCTCCGAGGGACTCAAGAAGATGGTGGAGCTCAAGAAGCCGGGCGTGTACGACTGGGAGGGCAACGTGGACCCGGAGGTGGCCTCCGGTTGGCCCCGGGGCAACAAGGAGTTTGCCAAGGATGAAGTGATCGACCGGTTCCTGACCGTTCTGACCGAGGAATGCCGAATGATCCTCGATGAGGGCGTGGTCTCCGACGCCAAGGATATCGACACCTGCATGATCATGGGCGCCGGATGGCCCTTCTTCATGGGCGGTGTCACCAAGTATCTCGATCAAAAGGGATACTCGAAGAAGGTGACCGGAAAGCCGCTTGCTTCCTCGTAG
- a CDS encoding thiolase family protein, translating into MAQKTREVVMVDGIRTAFGRAGEKGYFWDTRADDLVTKVIDELLVRNPKVTPDLIEDNIWGATTQWGDQGITMGRTTVLTSNLPVETAGCSIDRMCAGGMSAMTYAAGQIAMGAADIILAGGVEHMGHHPMGDGADPNPRLFQEKIVSVDDINMGKTAENLHDMFPDISKEICDEYALLCQQKAKKALDNGKMAEMMVPMTVYTKEGWMVADYDMQPRPETTMEGLAGLKTPFREGGRVTAGNSSGLNDGASGALLMSLDKAKELGYTPAMKVIGWAFAGVPPRIMGYGPIPATHRALEKYKMKFDDFGLIELNEAFAVQAIAFMNEFGMKVPDDPRLNIYGGAIAFGHPLATSGIRLMIHLMHAFRERPDVKYGMTTMCVGLGQGGTVLWENLLAK; encoded by the coding sequence ATGGCTCAAAAGACACGAGAAGTGGTAATGGTTGACGGTATCAGGACGGCCTTCGGTCGCGCCGGCGAAAAGGGATATTTTTGGGATACCCGGGCCGACGACCTGGTCACCAAGGTCATCGACGAGTTGCTTGTGAGAAACCCGAAAGTAACCCCGGACCTTATCGAGGACAACATATGGGGCGCCACTACCCAGTGGGGAGACCAGGGCATCACGATGGGCCGGACCACCGTGCTCACCAGTAACCTGCCCGTCGAAACGGCGGGCTGCTCGATAGACCGCATGTGCGCCGGCGGCATGAGCGCCATGACCTACGCGGCGGGGCAGATTGCCATGGGCGCCGCCGACATTATTCTGGCGGGCGGCGTGGAGCACATGGGGCATCACCCCATGGGCGACGGGGCGGACCCGAACCCGCGGCTTTTCCAGGAAAAGATCGTCTCCGTAGACGATATCAACATGGGCAAGACCGCCGAGAACCTGCACGACATGTTCCCTGATATATCAAAGGAGATATGCGACGAATACGCCCTGCTTTGTCAGCAGAAGGCGAAAAAGGCCCTGGACAACGGGAAAATGGCCGAGATGATGGTTCCCATGACCGTCTATACGAAAGAGGGTTGGATGGTGGCCGACTACGATATGCAACCCAGGCCGGAGACCACCATGGAGGGTCTCGCCGGACTCAAGACCCCCTTCAGGGAGGGCGGCCGGGTGACCGCCGGAAACTCCTCGGGACTCAACGACGGCGCGAGCGGCGCGCTCTTAATGTCGCTGGACAAGGCCAAGGAGCTCGGGTATACGCCTGCCATGAAGGTTATCGGCTGGGCGTTTGCGGGCGTTCCCCCCAGAATTATGGGATACGGGCCGATTCCGGCCACGCACCGGGCGCTTGAAAAATACAAGATGAAGTTCGACGACTTCGGGCTGATCGAGCTCAACGAGGCCTTCGCCGTGCAGGCCATCGCCTTCATGAATGAATTCGGGATGAAGGTACCGGACGATCCGCGCTTGAATATCTACGGTGGCGCCATCGCCTTCGGCCATCCGCTGGCCACATCGGGCATTCGGCTGATGATACACCTGATGCACGCCTTCCGTGAGCGGCCGGACGTAAAATACGGCATGACCACCATGTGCGTGGGGCTGGGCCAGGGTGGAACGGTTCTCTGGGAGAATCTCCTGGCGAAGTAG
- a CDS encoding aminotransferase class I/II-fold pyridoxal phosphate-dependent enzyme translates to MKVTLFSLERFYVDYEFNVGTNISASCGAETTTADLLALAGDEAKEHYLSLGLDYRENRGDERLRDLISREYDRLLADDIQVTAGGSEAIYLLMHTQLNPGDRIIVETPIYQSLFQVAEDMGVETARLPLAAEEGFVPDPNRLEKLLEEKRTKMVIVNHPHSPTGSVLTKQLLMELGALTEKHGALLVSDEVYWGVFYDPADRIPHAADLFENAVTIGDMTKPYGLGGLRVGWLASRRQDILDAASIMKDYTTMCASAPSEYLSILALEHRDEIIKKNTDIAQKNISRFDDLVTAVGGMLSWIPPRGGYTGFVRLDVPGRDVRGFCIDLIDKKDVLLLPGDVFGDSRRFRVGVGTREDVFVRGIACMAEYLQEL, encoded by the coding sequence ATGAAGGTGACGCTGTTTTCCCTGGAGCGGTTCTACGTCGATTACGAATTCAACGTGGGCACGAACATCAGCGCCTCCTGCGGCGCCGAGACCACCACAGCCGACTTACTGGCCCTGGCGGGGGACGAGGCGAAAGAACACTACCTCTCCCTGGGGCTTGACTATCGGGAAAACAGGGGCGACGAAAGACTGCGGGATCTCATCTCCCGTGAGTATGACCGGCTCTTAGCCGACGACATCCAGGTGACGGCAGGCGGATCTGAGGCGATTTATCTTCTGATGCACACCCAGCTCAATCCGGGTGATCGAATCATTGTTGAAACCCCCATCTACCAATCGCTCTTCCAGGTGGCCGAGGATATGGGGGTGGAGACAGCGAGGCTTCCCCTGGCCGCCGAGGAGGGATTTGTCCCGGACCCAAACCGGCTGGAAAAGCTGCTTGAGGAAAAACGGACGAAGATGGTGATCGTCAATCACCCCCACAGCCCCACCGGATCGGTCCTGACGAAACAGCTGCTTATGGAACTGGGCGCCCTTACGGAAAAACACGGGGCGCTCCTGGTGTCCGACGAGGTGTACTGGGGGGTCTTCTACGATCCGGCGGACCGTATCCCGCATGCTGCTGATCTCTTCGAGAACGCGGTGACCATCGGGGACATGACCAAGCCCTACGGCCTGGGCGGACTCCGGGTGGGGTGGCTGGCCTCCCGTCGTCAAGACATCCTCGATGCCGCCTCGATCATGAAGGACTACACAACCATGTGCGCCTCCGCACCGAGCGAATATCTCTCTATCCTGGCCCTTGAGCACCGGGACGAGATTATTAAAAAAAATACGGACATCGCCCAGAAGAATATCTCCCGTTTCGACGATCTGGTGACGGCGGTAGGGGGAATGCTCTCATGGATACCGCCCCGGGGCGGTTATACCGGCTTTGTGAGGCTTGATGTGCCGGGCCGGGACGTGCGGGGATTCTGCATCGATCTGATAGATAAAAAAGATGTGCTGTTGCTTCCCGGAGACGTCTTCGGCGATTCGCGTCGCTTCCGCGTCGGGGTGGGCACACGGGAAGATGTCTTTGTGAGAGGGATTGCGTGTATGGCTGAATATCTTCAGGAATTGTAA
- a CDS encoding cobalamin-dependent protein (Presence of a B(12) (cobalamin)-binding domain implies dependence on cobalamin itself, in one of its several forms, or in some unusual lineages, dependence on a cobalamin-like analog.), producing MSGKKHRFITPYGDSVGDGAVQLSFTLPGVTGETAREAARRLAAKMGVDDAYVSACEDIGSGMSFIVLYGRTKHSIDAGEIEKYLADRRATPEDVPGMKIIDAMIKEKLGRHIVVLGACIESDAHTVGIDAIMNMKGYAGDYGLERYTNIDAVNLGAQVSIEELVRRAVERNADVLLISQVVTQKNVHIKNLTRLVELLEAEGVRDRLILVVGGPRISPELAKELGYDAGFGKETLPRHVAYFILNKLLESEKIS from the coding sequence ATGTCCGGGAAAAAACATCGATTCATCACCCCCTATGGAGACAGCGTTGGTGACGGCGCCGTGCAGCTCTCCTTTACCCTGCCGGGGGTCACCGGAGAGACGGCGAGGGAGGCGGCCCGACGGCTGGCGGCCAAGATGGGCGTCGACGACGCGTACGTCAGCGCCTGCGAGGACATCGGCTCCGGCATGAGCTTTATCGTGCTCTACGGCAGGACGAAACACTCGATCGACGCCGGCGAGATCGAGAAGTATCTTGCCGACAGAAGGGCGACGCCGGAAGATGTGCCGGGGATGAAAATCATCGATGCAATGATCAAAGAGAAGCTGGGGCGGCACATCGTGGTGCTTGGGGCGTGCATAGAAAGCGACGCCCACACCGTCGGCATCGACGCCATCATGAATATGAAGGGGTACGCCGGGGATTACGGGCTTGAGCGCTACACGAACATCGATGCCGTCAATCTGGGCGCCCAGGTTTCCATCGAAGAGCTGGTCAGACGGGCCGTGGAGCGGAATGCCGATGTCCTGTTGATTTCCCAGGTGGTGACCCAGAAGAACGTCCACATTAAAAATCTCACTCGTCTGGTGGAGCTTCTGGAGGCGGAAGGCGTGCGGGATCGGCTCATCCTGGTGGTGGGCGGGCCGCGGATTTCCCCGGAGCTTGCCAAGGAACTGGGGTACGACGCCGGGTTCGGCAAGGAGACCCTCCCCCGACACGTGGCGTATTTCATCCTCAACAAACTCCTGGAGTCGGAGAAGATATCATGA
- a CDS encoding Na-K-Cl cotransporter, producing MATERTQELKLGTFLGVYLPTILTILGVIMYLRSGWLVGHMGLSRTLVIVTLANAITLITTLSFSSISTNIRVGVGGAYYIISRSLGLEIGGAVGLPLFLSQSFSVTLYSYGLAESLVIVWPDIPIEPAAFVIVLMVGCLSMLGPKVALRSQIPVLALIGMSLLALILGVVIHAWSRPVPTPPPSGDVPFWAAFAIFFPAVTGVMAGLGLSGDLKNPVRSIPRGSILAVLTGFSVYLFIPVLLLLGAGKGDLRNNPLVWTDIAVLGPWLVLPGLWGAIFSSAVGSMLGAPRTLQALANDRMSLRRRTRDISENTKLFLGLILSMIIALGAVFLGNLNTVAAVVTVFFLTTYGVMNIAAAIETLSGDPSWRPKFRIPWIINLLGGLGCLGVIFLISPAAGVIAISVELLIWIFLSQREQQAGWGDARRGFYETAIRWALILLARRPMSARNWRPHVLVFVSDMIEHLDLVRFGNWFSQGRGVVSVCELIEGKISDIKIDLMGTREVMQKTLDNEGLVVFPEIHVVNDVVDGIVNVTQANGLAGLQSNMILLGWPSERKRLSQFLKIMQQLEMLNKSFIIGRIKPKYLFPREGTRPSVHVWWGGLERNGDLMLLLAYLLTRNPEWRGAEIRIMSIANNKQMKADTETYLNRLIPEIRIEAEPHVILRPRNKSVTDVIHEQSKNADVVMFGLATPEPGTEGRYASRLETLASDLGTVFFVKNSSLFIGELVQPRDEYPEDNESFIEPPSLKTPE from the coding sequence ATGGCGACGGAACGGACACAGGAACTCAAGCTGGGTACATTTCTCGGCGTATATCTCCCCACGATCCTGACCATCCTTGGCGTCATCATGTACCTCCGCTCAGGCTGGCTGGTGGGACACATGGGCCTTTCCCGGACCCTCGTCATCGTCACCCTGGCCAACGCCATCACCCTTATCACCACGCTGTCGTTTTCATCCATATCCACAAACATCCGGGTGGGGGTGGGCGGAGCCTACTATATCATTTCCCGGAGCCTGGGCCTGGAGATCGGCGGCGCCGTCGGTCTGCCTCTCTTTTTGTCGCAGTCGTTCTCGGTCACCCTCTACTCATACGGCCTTGCCGAATCCCTCGTCATCGTCTGGCCGGATATTCCCATCGAGCCGGCGGCCTTTGTGATCGTTCTCATGGTGGGGTGTCTCTCCATGCTGGGGCCGAAGGTCGCGCTGAGATCCCAGATCCCGGTACTCGCCCTGATCGGCATGTCGCTTCTGGCCCTTATTTTGGGGGTGGTCATCCACGCGTGGAGCCGGCCGGTGCCCACACCGCCCCCCAGTGGAGACGTCCCCTTCTGGGCCGCGTTCGCCATATTCTTCCCGGCGGTCACCGGCGTCATGGCGGGTCTGGGACTCTCCGGCGATCTGAAGAATCCGGTCAGGTCCATACCCCGGGGATCGATCCTCGCGGTGCTCACCGGATTCTCGGTGTACCTTTTCATCCCGGTGCTGCTGCTTTTGGGCGCGGGGAAGGGAGACCTGAGAAACAATCCCCTGGTCTGGACCGATATCGCCGTCCTGGGACCCTGGTTGGTTTTGCCGGGATTATGGGGCGCCATCTTTTCATCGGCGGTCGGCTCCATGCTGGGCGCGCCCCGAACACTCCAGGCCCTGGCCAACGATCGGATGAGCCTGAGGAGACGCACCAGGGATATCAGCGAAAACACAAAGCTGTTTTTAGGCCTCATCCTCTCCATGATTATCGCCCTGGGCGCCGTGTTTCTGGGCAACCTCAACACCGTGGCGGCGGTGGTGACCGTATTTTTTCTGACGACCTACGGCGTGATGAACATCGCTGCGGCCATCGAGACCCTCAGCGGCGATCCATCGTGGCGGCCGAAGTTCCGCATCCCCTGGATCATAAACCTGCTGGGTGGGCTGGGGTGCCTCGGGGTGATCTTCCTCATCAGCCCGGCGGCGGGGGTCATCGCCATCTCCGTGGAGCTTCTCATCTGGATATTTCTCTCCCAGCGGGAACAGCAGGCCGGATGGGGCGACGCCCGGCGGGGATTCTATGAAACCGCCATCCGCTGGGCGTTGATTCTCCTGGCCCGCCGTCCCATGAGCGCCCGAAACTGGCGTCCTCACGTTTTGGTCTTCGTCTCGGACATGATAGAGCATCTGGACCTGGTACGGTTCGGTAACTGGTTCAGCCAGGGACGGGGCGTGGTGTCGGTCTGCGAGCTCATTGAGGGGAAAATATCCGATATAAAAATAGACCTGATGGGAACCCGGGAGGTGATGCAGAAGACCCTGGATAACGAGGGACTGGTGGTCTTTCCGGAGATACACGTAGTCAACGACGTGGTGGACGGCATCGTAAACGTCACCCAGGCCAATGGCCTTGCGGGGCTGCAGAGCAACATGATCCTGCTGGGCTGGCCCTCGGAGAGAAAACGTCTCTCCCAGTTTCTCAAAATCATGCAGCAGCTCGAGATGCTCAACAAGTCCTTCATTATCGGCCGCATCAAGCCGAAGTATCTCTTTCCCCGGGAGGGGACACGGCCCTCGGTGCACGTTTGGTGGGGCGGTCTGGAGCGAAACGGCGATCTGATGCTGCTCCTTGCGTACCTCCTGACCCGGAATCCGGAATGGCGGGGGGCGGAGATCCGCATCATGAGCATCGCGAACAACAAACAGATGAAAGCGGACACCGAGACCTATCTGAACAGACTCATTCCAGAGATCCGCATCGAGGCCGAGCCCCACGTCATCCTCCGCCCCCGAAACAAGAGCGTCACCGACGTCATCCACGAACAGAGCAAGAACGCCGACGTGGTGATGTTCGGCCTGGCCACCCCGGAGCCGGGCACGGAGGGAAGATACGCGAGTCGCCTGGAAACCCTCGCCAGCGACCTGGGCACCGTATTCTTCGTGAAAAACTCGTCCCTCTTCATCGGAGAGCTGGTACAACCCCGGGACGAATACCCGGAGGACAACGAAAGCTTCATCGAACCGCCCTCCCTCAAGACGCCTGAGTGA